From Lolium perenne isolate Kyuss_39 chromosome 5, Kyuss_2.0, whole genome shotgun sequence, a single genomic window includes:
- the LOC127303521 gene encoding ethylene-responsive transcription factor ERF098-like has product MPPRRRSTFDYRGVRARPSGTFYAEIRSGEERIGLGTFETEHEAVRAYDAVAWRLGRYHRTMNFHDVWTREQAEALAPPPSAVTREQQQRQRELEQRLVIVERDERLRLE; this is encoded by the coding sequence ATGCCGCCCCGCCGCCGCTCGACCTTCGactaccgcggcgtccgcgcgcggccAAGCGGCACTTTCTACGCTGAGATCCGCAGCGGCGAAGAGCGCATCGGGCTCGGGACGTTCGAGACGGAGCACGAGGCGGTGCGCGCCTACGACGCGGTCGCCTGGCGCCTCGGCCGCTACCACCGGACGATGAACTTCCACGACGTGTGGACGCGGGAGCAGGCGGaagcgctcgcgccgccgccttcgGCCGTCACGCGCGAGCAGCAGCAGCGCCAGCGCGAGCTTGAGCAGCGGCTCGTCATCGTTGAGCGCGACGAGCGCCTCCGCCTCGAGTGA